Genomic window (Muntiacus reevesi chromosome X, mMunRee1.1, whole genome shotgun sequence):
attgtaaatagtgctgcagtgaacatttgaGTACAAGTGTGTTTTTCAGTtagtttcctcaggatatatgcctagtagtggtaCTGTTGGCTCAtgtgatagttttattcctacttttttatacagagtgaattaagtcagaaaaaggaaagccaatatcatatattaatgcatatatatggaatccagaaagatggtactgatgaacctgttggCGGGGCAGCCTGGAGATGGAGACGTAGAGAACACATtcatggacacagtgggggaaggagagggaggggcagatTGAGAGAGCAACATTGAAAAtgtacacattaccatatgtaaaataaataaccagtgggaattagttttatgactcagggagctcaaagcCAGTACTCTGACAGCttaagaggggtgggatggggtgggatggggtgggagatgggagagtttcaagagggaggggacatagagtatacctatgactgattcatattgatgtggggcagaaaataacacaatattgtaaaggtattatctttcaattaaaaataaataagtttgttttaaaaaagacacatagaagaaaagagaagcaaaaaaaaaattaactttgaatTGGGATCTTGTGTGGGACCACAGGGACACCAACCTGCCTGCAACAGCTTCCATTCTTAGGAGACCATGTTTGGTAAGATGAAGTCATCTTCACTTCCTCCTGTTGGGACACGGGGTGGTTGACTTTTACTATCACACAGGCATCAGTTCAGGAGAAAGAGGAGATTCTCTACCAGGAGCTCAGTTGAGGAACCTGAGTGAGAACTCAGAGCATCCGTCCCAACCCTTGGATTTCAGCCCAGGAAATCTCAGGGATGGGCTGTGAGGTTGAACATCTGCTTTACTGTTTTATACCAAGTCTAGGGGAGGGGAAATGTCTAGTCTGAAGGTGCAGCCACCAGTTAGCAAATGGAGAATAATGCCCAATGTTTTAAGGAGCCAAGGTAAGACGATGAATGATGGTCCCAGTGAACTCAGGGTAGAAAAGACCCTACTAAGTTCTCAGCACTGGGTATCCCCTGGGAGGGAGGTGGACTGAGGCATCCCTTCACTTGCTTCTGGATCATGTGGCGGTCTAAACTGTCAACATCAGAGTAGCAGAGGGAAGGATGCCCAGGCTCCGCCAGGATTTGATGTGATAATAGTGAAGATGAGCTGAAAGGAACCCACTGCCAGCACGTGCTGTCAGCTCAGTAAATCCAAAGCAGGGCTGAGAGGATGCAGAGGAAAAGTAAGGCCTCTATTCTACCTCTGTGGGATTCTCAGGGGACACACTGACCAGGAAAACAGGAGCCTTGTGGGTTCCTCGGGCAGTATCCTCAAGGACACCTGCAGAGGCGGCCTTTGATAAAGTCAAGGTGGAATCTCCCCATTTTAAGTTGCTCACATCGCCTCATTCTCCATCTTCCAGGTGCACCAATCTCCTGTCCTTTGATCCAGACTCCTGCCTGCGGTCCCTGACCACAGCCATGATGCCTCGGGGGCAGAAGAGTAAGAACCGTGCTCGTGAGAAACGTCGCCAGGCCCGAGCTGAGACCCAGGGTCTTCATGATCAGGGCACCACATCTGGGGGAGAAGagaccacctcctcctcctctcctgatGCAGAGAGCGCTCCCTCAAGCTCGTCTGCTGCTGGCACCCCCAAGGGGCCTCAGGGAGCCCAAGGCACCACCAGTGCTGCTGCAGGTGCTATACCCAAAAGATATGGTGTCGGTGGCAAAGCACGCTCAAGAGCTGGTGCAGGTGGCAAAGCACGCTCAAGATCTGGTGTAGATGCTGAGGGCCAAGTTCAGGAAGGTGAAAATTCCTCCCAGGCCTCAGCTGCTGCTGAGAGCTCTCACACAGATCTTCTGGCCAGGAAGTCAGAGATGTTGGTGCAGTACATGCTGTTTAAGTATAACGAGAGGGAGCTCATTAAGAGGTCCGAAATGCTGAAGGTTATCCACAGAAGGTACAGGGAGCAATTCCCTGAGATCCTCAGCAGGGCCTCTGAGCACATGGAGCTGGTGTTTGGCCTCGTGCTGAGGGAAGTCAGGCCCAACAGTCACTCCTATACCCTGGTGAGCAACCTAGATCTCAGTGACAGTGAGTCTATGAGAGGTGATTGGGGGCTGCCGAAGAATGGTCTTCTGATGCCTCTGCTGGGTGTCATCTTCCTCAGTGGCCACCGTGCCTCTGAGGAGGATGTCTGGAAGTTCCTGAATGTTCTGGGCATCTATGATGGAAGAAGTCACTTCATCTTTGGAGACACCAGGAAGCTTATCACAGAAGATCTGGTGCGGGAAGAGTACCTGGAGTACCACCAGGTGCCCGGCAGCAATCCCCctcgctatgagttcctgtggggtcctaAAGCACTCACAGAAAACTGCAAGACGAAAGTCCTGCAGTTTTTGAGCAAGGTCAACAATTTGGTCCCCAATGCCTTACTGCCGCATTATGAGGAGGCTTGGAGAGAGGAGGTAGAGAGCGCCAGAGCCAGAGCTGCAGCCAGTGCTGGCCCTTCTGCCTCAGCCAGTGCTGGCCCTCCTGCCTCAGCCAGACCTGGCACTTCTGCTGCAGCCAGGGCTGCCACTTCGGCTTCAGCCAGGGCTGATATGTCTGCCACGGCCAGGCCTGGCCCTTCTGCCTCTGCCAGTGCTGTCCCTTCTGCCTCAGTCAGTTCTGGTCTTTCTGCCTCAGCCAGACCTGGCACTTCTGGTGCAGCCAGGCCTGGCCCTTCTGCCTCTGCCAGTGCTGTCCCTTCTGCCTCAATCAGTTCTGGTCTTTCTGCCTCAGCCAGACCTGGCACTTCTGGTGCAGCCAGGGCTGGCACTTCGGCCTCGGCCAGGGCTGACATGTCTACCAGGGCCAGGCCTGGTCCTTCTGCCTCATCCAGTGCTGGCCCTTCTGCCTCTGCCAGTGCTGGCCCTTCTGCCTCAGTCAGTTCTGGTCTTTCTGCCTCAGCCAGACCTGGCACTTCTGGTGCAGCCAGGCCTGGCCCTTCTGCCTCTGCCAGTGCTGTCCCTTCTGCCTCAATCAGTTCTGGTCTTTCTGCCTCAGCCAGACCTGGCACTTCTGGTGCAGCCAGGGCTGGCACTTCGGCCTCGGCCAGGGCTGACATGTCTACCAGGGCCAGGCCTGGTCCTTCTGCCTCATCCAGTGCTGGCCCTTCTGCCTCGGCCAGACCTGGCACTTCTGGTGCAGCCAGGGCTGGTACTTTGGCCTCGGCCAGGGCTGACATGTCTGACAGGGCCAGGCCTGGCCCTTCTGCCTCAGCCAGTGCTGGCCCTTCTGCCTCAGCCAGACCTGGCACTTCTGGTGCAGCCAGGGCTGGCACTTTGGCCTCGGCCAGGGCTGACATGTCTGACAGGGCCAGGCCTGGCCCTTCTGCCTCAGCCAGTGCTGGCCTTTCTGCCTCAGCCAGACCTGGCACTTCTGGTGCAACCAGGGCTGGCACTTTGGCCTCGGTCAGGGCTGACATGTCTGACAGGGCCAGGCCTGGCCCTTCTGCCTCAGCCAGTGCTGGCCCTTCTGCCTCAGCCAGACCTGGCACTTCTGGTGCAGCCAGGGCTGGCACTTCAGCCTCGGCCAGGGCTGACATGTCTGCCACGGCCAGGCCTGGCCCTTCTGCCTCATCCAGTGCTGGCCCTTCTGCCTCGGCCAGACCTGGCACTTCTGGTGCAGCCAGGGCTGGCACTTTGGCCTTGGTCAGGGCTGACATGTCTGACAGGGCCAGGCCTGGCCCTTCTGCCTCAGCCAGTGCTGGCCCTTCTGCCTCAGCCAGGCCTGGCCCTTCTGTCTCGGCCAGACCTGGCATTTCTGGTGCAGCCAGGGCTGGCACTTCAGCCTCGGCCAGGGCTGACATGTCTGCCACGGCCAGGCCTGGCCCTTCTGCCTCATCCAGTGCTGGCCCTTCTGCCTCGGCCAGACCTGGCACTTCTGGTGCAGCCAGGGCTGGCACTTTGGCCTCGGCCAGGGCTGACATGTCTGACAGGGCCAGGCCTGGCCCTTTTGCCTCAGCCAGTGCTGGCCCTTCTGCCTTGGCCAGACCTGGCACTTCTGGTGCAGCCAGGGCTGGCACTTTGGCCTCGGCCAGGGCTGACATGTCTGCCACGGCCAGGCCTGGCCCTTCTGCCTCAGCCAGGCCTGTCCCTTCTGCCTCAGCCAGGCCTGTCCCTTCTGCCTCAGCCAGGCCTGGCCCTTCTGCCTCAGCCAGGCCTGGCCCTTCTGCCTCGGCCAGACCTGGCACTTCTGGTGCAGCCAGGGCTGGCACTTCAGCCTCAGCCAGGGCTGACATGTCTGACAGGGCCAGGCCTGGCCCTTCTGCCTCGGCCAGTGCTGGCCTTTCTGCCTCGGCTAGGCCTGGTCCTACTGCCTCAGCCAGTGCTAGCACTTCTGCCTCGGCCAGTACCCACTCCAGGGCCACATCCAGCCGCTCATCTCACCCCTAGTGTGGTCTGAAGCCCACTCTTCACTTTGTGGTTGTAAAAGCCTGTCAACCTGTGTTCCTAATATGCATCAATAACTTGTTGACTTTCTCCCATAATTTTCAGTATTACttttttcaacagaaactttAGTTTAATGATAGAAGTATATTAATTACATGGGTACACACTGTTTGCTGTTTGTCAAATTTAGGagtaagagttttgttttttgaaatacaTATTGGAAATCCTTAAATCACTTGTGATCCAGGATGAGAATAACATCACTTTAGGATAAGAATATGCTTAGAAATGTGAAAGACACCACACTAAGAGAGGCTCAGAACATTGATACATAAATAGAGATATAGCTGAAAGTTAGTCCGTTTTTGGTTTGCTTTCCTCTCTGTTTAGTCTCCCTTTTTGTAAAGGTAAAAGTTATATACCTGGATCTGTTTATGGTTTTCAAGAATGTCTGAGAATATAAATTATCGCAAATGATTTATTCGTGGTTCTTCTTTTACACAAACATTAATTGAGCATCTACTCTTAAGAAGTCTTCATGCTTATACTGGTGATATTTAGTCAAAAATTTCCCAGCCTCTGCCCATTCAATTATAGTCTCTCAGAGAAGCCGTCATTCTGTGGAAGAGGCTGAGATGCTCTCTACctcaagaagaaaaagtaaaaagggtAAAGTGGGGTTGGAAACAGCATATTACATTGTTTTCATTGCTAGGCAGAATTTTTGCTAGATTCAGGAggttgggtatttttttttccttcagttagaATGCTGCATAGTACCTGATACCTgttagatgcaaaaaaaaaaaaagaatactagctGATGTAATCCCAGCTGATTATCTGAGGTCAAGATAATCATAGTAATAACAGCCATTGCCCTTAATGTCTCAGTAGAGTCAAGCACCATGACAGATGCTTTCTGTAAATACATATATTCCACCAGTCCAGCAAGACAGGGCTTATCAAACACAGTTCACGATGGAGAGCCCAAGGCTCATAGAGATAGTGTTTGATTTTTGCCGAAATACTTAAGGCTGATAAATGACAGATCTGGGACTAGACTCCTGCTCTATAAACTACTGTAGCACTCATACTATTTtcatcctccccccaccccaagacatacccttgtcttttttttttctaaacaagtACTTTCAACATTtgatatttcatttcctttttcttatttatttatttggctctgctggcTCTTAATTGCGGCACGTGgggtctacttccctgaccagggatca
Coding sequences:
- the LOC136153201 gene encoding melanoma-associated antigen B2-like encodes the protein MPRGQKSKNRAREKRRQARAETQGLHDQGTTSGGEETTSSSSPDAESAPSSSSAAGTPKGPQGAQGTTSAAAGAIPKRYGVGGKARSRAGAGGKARSRSGVDAEGQVQEGENSSQASAAAESSHTDLLARKSEMLVQYMLFKYNERELIKRSEMLKVIHRRYREQFPEILSRASEHMELVFGLVLREVRPNSHSYTLVSNLDLSDSESMRGDWGLPKNGLLMPLLGVIFLSGHRASEEDVWKFLNVLGIYDGRSHFIFGDTRKLITEDLVREEYLEYHQVPGSNPPRYEFLWGPKALTENCKTKVLQFLSKVNNLVPNALLPHYEEAWREEVESARARAAASAGPSASASAGPPASARPGTSAAARAATSASARADMSATARPGPSASASAGLSASARPGPTASASASTSASASTHSRATSSRSSHP